A window of the Serratia sarumanii genome harbors these coding sequences:
- the dppA gene encoding dipeptide ABC transporter periplasmic-binding protein DppA, with product MTRSLGKSGVLKFGIGLIALTVAASVQAKTLVYCSEGSPEGFNPQLFTSGTTYDASSVPIYNRLVEFKIGTTELQPGLAEKWDVSEDGKTYTFHLRKGVKWQSSKDFKPTRDFNADDVVFSFERQLDANNAYHKVSGGSYEYFEGMDMPKLIAKIEKVDDNTVRFVLNRPEAPFLADLGMDFASILSAEYADVMMKAGTPEKIDLNPIGTGPFQLLQYQKDSKILYKAFDGFWGTKPKIDRLVFSITPDASVRYAKLQKNECQVMPYPNPADIARMKQDKSINLMEQPGLNVGYLSFNVEKKPLDNLKVRQALTMAVNKQAIIDAVYQGAGQAAKNLIPPTMWGYNDAVQDYAYDPAKAKELLKEAGMADGFSIDLWAMPVQRPYNPNARRMAEMIQADWAKIGVKAKIVTYEWGEYLKRAKAGEHQTVMMGWTGDNGDPDNFFATLFSCAAAKDGSNYSRWCYKPFEDLIQPARAESNHDKRIELYKQAQVVMHDQAPALIVAHSTVYEPVRKEVKGYVVDPLGKHHFENVSVD from the coding sequence ATGACACGTTCCTTGGGTAAATCGGGGGTTCTGAAATTCGGCATTGGGCTGATCGCGCTGACCGTGGCGGCCAGCGTACAGGCCAAGACGTTGGTTTACTGTTCTGAAGGTTCCCCGGAAGGGTTCAACCCGCAGCTGTTTACCTCCGGCACCACCTACGACGCCAGCTCGGTACCGATCTACAACCGCCTGGTCGAATTCAAAATCGGCACCACCGAACTGCAGCCGGGCCTGGCTGAGAAGTGGGACGTCAGCGAAGACGGCAAAACCTACACCTTCCACCTGCGCAAAGGCGTGAAGTGGCAGAGCAGCAAAGACTTCAAACCGACGCGCGATTTCAACGCCGACGACGTGGTGTTCTCCTTTGAACGCCAGTTGGATGCGAACAACGCCTATCACAAAGTGTCCGGCGGCAGCTACGAATACTTTGAAGGCATGGACATGCCTAAGCTGATCGCCAAGATTGAAAAAGTGGACGACAACACCGTGCGCTTCGTGCTGAACCGCCCGGAAGCGCCGTTCCTGGCTGACCTGGGCATGGACTTCGCGTCCATCCTGTCCGCCGAATACGCCGACGTGATGATGAAAGCCGGCACGCCGGAGAAGATCGACCTGAACCCGATCGGCACCGGCCCGTTCCAGCTGCTGCAATACCAGAAAGACTCCAAGATCCTGTACAAGGCATTCGACGGTTTCTGGGGCACCAAGCCGAAGATCGATCGCCTGGTGTTCTCCATCACGCCTGACGCCTCCGTGCGCTACGCCAAACTGCAGAAAAACGAATGTCAGGTGATGCCGTACCCGAACCCGGCCGATATCGCCCGCATGAAGCAAGACAAGTCCATCAACCTGATGGAACAGCCGGGCCTGAACGTGGGCTACCTGTCGTTCAACGTCGAGAAAAAACCGCTGGATAACCTGAAGGTGCGTCAGGCGTTGACCATGGCGGTCAACAAGCAGGCGATCATCGACGCGGTTTATCAGGGCGCGGGCCAGGCGGCCAAGAACCTGATCCCGCCGACCATGTGGGGCTATAACGACGCGGTGCAGGATTACGCTTACGATCCGGCCAAGGCGAAAGAGCTGCTGAAAGAAGCGGGCATGGCCGACGGTTTCAGCATCGACCTGTGGGCGATGCCGGTACAGCGTCCTTACAACCCGAACGCGCGCCGCATGGCGGAAATGATCCAGGCCGACTGGGCCAAGATCGGCGTGAAAGCCAAAATCGTGACCTATGAGTGGGGTGAATACCTCAAGCGCGCCAAAGCGGGCGAACACCAGACGGTGATGATGGGCTGGACCGGCGACAACGGGGATCCGGACAACTTCTTCGCCACGCTGTTCAGCTGCGCGGCGGCGAAAGACGGCTCCAACTACTCCCGCTGGTGCTACAAGCCGTTTGAAGATCTGATTCAACCGGCGCGCGCCGAATCCAACCACGACAAGCGCATCGAACTGTACAAGCAGGCGCAGGTGGTGATGCACGATCAGGCTCCGGCGCTGATTGTCGCACACTCCACCGTGTACGAGCCTGTGCGTAAGGAAGTGAAAGGCTACGTCGTGGATCCACTCGGTAAGCATCACTTCGAGAATGTCTCTGTAGACTGA
- the dppB gene encoding dipeptide ABC transporter permease DppB, whose translation MLQFILRRLGLVIPTFIGITLLTFAFVHMIPGDPVTIMAGERGISAERHAQLMAEMGLDKPLYQQYFSYVSNVLQGDLGTSLKSRISVWSEFVPRFQATLELGICAMIFAVLVGIPVGVLAAVKRGSVFDHTAVGISLTGYSMPIFWWGMMLIMLVSVQLNLTPVSGRISDTVFLDDSQPLTGFMLIDTLIWGEPGDFVDAVMHMILPAIVLGTIPLAVIVRMTRSSMLEVLGEDYIRTARAKGVSRMRVIVVHALRNALLPVVTVIGLQVGTMLAGAILTETIFSWPGLGRWLIDALQRRDYPVVQGGVLLVACMIILVNLLVDVLYGVVNPRIRHKK comes from the coding sequence ATGTTGCAGTTCATACTCCGACGTTTGGGGTTAGTTATCCCAACGTTTATCGGCATTACATTGCTGACTTTTGCATTCGTCCATATGATCCCCGGCGACCCGGTGACCATCATGGCCGGGGAACGCGGTATCTCCGCCGAGCGCCACGCGCAGCTGATGGCGGAAATGGGGCTGGACAAGCCGCTCTATCAACAATATTTCTCCTACGTGTCCAACGTGCTGCAAGGCGATCTGGGCACCTCCCTCAAAAGCCGCATCTCCGTCTGGAGCGAGTTCGTTCCGCGCTTTCAGGCCACGCTGGAACTGGGCATTTGCGCGATGATCTTCGCGGTGCTGGTGGGCATTCCGGTCGGGGTGCTGGCGGCGGTCAAACGCGGCTCGGTCTTTGACCATACCGCGGTGGGTATCTCGCTGACCGGCTATTCGATGCCGATTTTCTGGTGGGGCATGATGCTGATCATGCTGGTGTCGGTGCAGCTTAACCTGACGCCGGTGTCGGGGCGCATCAGCGACACGGTCTTCCTCGACGACAGCCAGCCGCTGACCGGCTTCATGCTGATAGACACCCTGATCTGGGGCGAGCCGGGCGACTTCGTCGACGCGGTGATGCACATGATCCTGCCGGCCATCGTGCTGGGCACCATCCCGCTGGCGGTGATCGTGCGCATGACCCGTTCCTCGATGCTGGAGGTGTTGGGCGAAGACTACATCCGCACCGCGCGCGCCAAGGGCGTGAGCCGCATGCGGGTGATCGTCGTTCACGCGCTGCGCAACGCGCTGCTGCCGGTGGTGACGGTGATCGGGCTGCAGGTCGGCACCATGCTGGCCGGCGCCATTCTGACCGAAACCATCTTCTCCTGGCCGGGGCTGGGCCGCTGGCTGATCGACGCGCTGCAGCGCCGCGACTACCCGGTGGTGCAGGGCGGGGTGTTGCTGGTCGCCTGTATGATCATTCTGGTTAACCTGCTGGTAGACGTGCTCTACGGCGTGGTCAACCCGCGTATTCGCCACAAGAAATAA